A window of Castanea sativa cultivar Marrone di Chiusa Pesio chromosome 1, ASM4071231v1 contains these coding sequences:
- the LOC142628260 gene encoding cation/H(+) antiporter 15-like: MEPDDISLYATTRALDPHDNFTSLCNAATMTHSDGIFLNSNPLHYSFPLLLLQIFLASGVILLMKVLLKPFNQPNVVSQILGGIILGPSLLSRTPWFARSIFPLRGFIVIDMLTSFGFMFYFFLVGLQMDPWMLKKINKKSFALGFFSVALPMLLTFTFSSVLINFANLEPKTSYSLPAVSQAESIIAFPVIAHFLTELKIINSEFGRIALASSMISSIFSFCVITYNVLSHQTLGDNYRMITTISTGIAVVVIIVFVIRPTILWMIRQNPLGEPLKESYTVALLLAILASGFCCQAIGLNAYFGPFVLGIVIPSGPPVGTAMAEKLNHLTSWVFMPLYFVKNGLLLDIFSVNFKKYLTVQFIALIGALGKFLGASLTSFYCHMPKKDAMALGLVMNAQGVLEVVVFKMIKNSRAIDYESFEVMCISMMVVMGVITPLIKFINDPSKRYQVYSRRTVMHSRPNSELRVLACVHDQENVPTIINLLEALNPSKRSPLSIYLLHLLELVGHSNSTVIAHKRTKRPSSQADPSKHIVNAFRYYEKNSHGFVTVFPFTAISYYKTMHDDVCSIALNKRTSLIIVPCYMSKGAMANKKAIRIMNRNVLDRAPCSVAVLVDRGVQITSRPILATWFSYRVAVLFFGGADDREALAIGARMAGHPSINLVVIRFLANGSVVGDNEEDKRFDSEVMNEFKLRMAGNYRVVYVEEVVTDGTGTISVIRSMENKYELILVGRQHDSRSPLILGLEDFAEQTELGTIGEVLASAEFLGNTTILVAQQQSAVHNGNDHNMGIFRDKYIEEADAEDMPIRRINV; encoded by the exons ATGGAGCCTGATGACATTTCCCTCTATGCCACCACCAGAGCTCTCGACCCGCATGACAATTTCACATCCTTATGCAATGCAGCAACGATGACCCATTCAGATGGTATCTTCCTCAACTCCAATCCCCTGCATTACTCATTTCCTCTATTACTGCTTCAAATATTTCTTGCCTCTGGAGTCATCCTCCTCATGAAAGTACTCCTCAAGCCTTTCAACCAACCCAACGTGGTCTCACAAATCCTA GGTGGCATAATCCTAGGTCCATCGCTTCTAAGCCGAACTCCATGGTTTGCAAGAAGCATATTTCCTCTCAGAGGCTTCATAGTGATCGATATGCTAACTTCTTTTGGATTCATGTTCTACTTTTTCCTCGTCGGACTGCAAATGGATCCCTGGATGCtaaagaaaattaacaaaaagtctTTTGCTCTTGGATTTTTTTCAGTGGCACTACCAATGCTCCTAACCTTCACCTTTTCATCTGTCTTGATAAATTTCGCAAATTTAGAGCCAAAGACAAGCTACTCACTCCCAGCAGTATCACAAGCAGAATCTATTATTGCCTTCCCAGTGATTGCTCATTTCCTCACTGAGCTGAAGattataaattctgagtttggTAGAATTGCATTAGCTTCCTCTATGATTAGTagcattttcagtttttgtgtGATAACCTACAATGTTCTGTCGCATCAAACACTTGGTGACAATTACAGAATGATAACAACAATTTCTACCGGTATTGCTGTTGTTGTTAtcattgtttttgttattcGCCCTACGATTTTATGGATGATACGTCAAAATCCACTGGGGGAGCCATTGAAAGAAAGCTACACCGTTGCCCTGCTTTTAGCGATCTTAGCGAGTGGGTTTTGTTGTCAGGCTATTGGTTTAAATGCTTACTTTGGCCCTTTTGTTCTTGGGATTGTTATTCCATCAGGGCCACCAGTAGGGACAGCAATGGCTGAGAAGCTTAATCACCTCACCTCCTGGGTGTTTATGCCACTCTACTTCGTCAAAAATGGCTTGCTTCTTGATATTTTTTCCGtcaacttcaaaaaatatttgacaGTGCAATTCATCGCACTCATCGGAGCACTAGGCAAGTTTCTGGGAGCCTCTCTGACTTCTTTTTACTGCCACATGCCAAAAAAGGACGCTATGGCACTGGGACTTGTCATGAATGCCCAAGGTGTACTTGAGGTCGTCGTATTTAAAATGATCAAGAACAGTAGG GCAATAGACTATGAATCTTTTGAGGTAATGTGCATATCCATGATGGTTGTAATGGGGGTCATCACACCTTTGATCAAGTTCATTAATGATCCTTCAAAAAGGTACCAGGTCTATAGCAGAAGAACTGTGATGCACTCTAGACCAAACTCTGAACTCCGGGTTCTAGCCTGCGTACATGACCAAGAAAATGTTCCAACCATAATCAACCTCCTTGAGGCCTTGAATCCAAGCAAAAGAAGCCCTCTCTCCATCTACTTACTCCACCTCCTTGAGCTTGTCGGCCATTCAAACTCCACTGTCATCGCCCACAAGCGGACCAAAAGACCCTCTTCCCAAGCCGATCCCTCAAAACACATTGTCAATGCCTTTAGATACTATGAGAAGAACAGCCATGGATTTGTCACGGTTTTCCCCTTTACAGcaatttcttattataaaaccatGCATGACGATGTGTGCTCAATTGCACTTAACAAAAGGACTTCCCTCATTATAGTTCCTTGCTATATGAGCAAAGGTGCAATGGCGAACAAAAAGGCCATTAGGATCATGAACCGTAATGTCCTTGATAGGGCACCTTGCTCAGTTGCAGTCCTTGTTGACCGTGGCGTCCAGATAACCTCAAGGCCTATATTAGCAACCTGGTTTTCATATCGTGTTGCTGTTCTCTTCTTTGGTGGAGCTGATGATCGAGAGGCACTAGCTATAGGGGCACGGATGGCTGGTCATCCCAGCATCAACTTGGTAGTGATTCGATTCCTTGCTAATGGAAGTGTTGTCGGTGACAATGAGGAGGATAAGAGGTTTGACAGCGAGGTGATGAATGAGTTTAAACTCCGTATGGCCGGAAACTATCGGGTCGTGTACGTTGAGGAGGTGGTGACAGATGGGACAGGGACCATTTCTGTGATTCGATCTATGGAGAACAAATATGAACTCATACTCGTGGGAAGACAACATGATAGTCGATCGCCTCTCATATTGGGACTCGAGGATTTTGCTGAACAAACAGAGTTGGGAACAATTGGTGAGGTATTGGCTTCAGCAGAATTTTTGGGCAACACCACAATCTTGGTGGCACAACAACAAAGCGCAGTGCATAATGGCAATGACCATAATATGGGAATTTTTAGAGACAAATATATAGAAGAGGCAGATGCAGAAGATATGCCGATTCGTAGAATAAATGTATAG
- the LOC142605860 gene encoding pentatricopeptide repeat-containing protein At5g14080 codes for MKRCATELATRISRALISASKHTKPPRTWTSSLEQTLHQLGCRDSLTPPLVSRVIDPFLLTHHSLALGFFNWASQQPGFSHNSLTYQSILKSLSLSCQFSAIDTLFKQVRAHRINLSSSVYASLIASLIVGKKTQNAFLVFSEVSAEIRELGPDICNSLLAALSSDGYFEYADKVFEEMILRGVPLSTLGFGVFIWRFSRNAEVGRVLSVLDEVRRGSSEINGSVIAVLIVHGFCQASRVSEAYWVLDELRGRGCKPDFMAYWIVAEGFRAMGSVPDTEKVLKKKRKLGVAPRANDYREFIFALVSERRICEAKELGEVIVGGSFPIEDDVLNVLIGSVSAFDTGSAIMFFKFLVGNERFPTLLTLSNLSRNLCKHGKTDELLEVFQVLSSHDYFKDLESYNVMVSFLCKAGRVKEAYGVLQEMKKKGWGPDVSSYNSLMEACCREDLLRPAKRLWDEMFASGCGGNLKTYNILIQKFSEIGQIEESQRLFHHMLEKSVVPNATTYTSLLRGLCQETKLEAAFEVFNKSVKQDMVLAQTILSTFILYLCIEGHFLAASKLLCSLTCDIGHSGSHVILLKCLADARAVPIAIEHIEQVQKASPSTLQVIFNELLASLSSCSKPEAILQLLQAIQEMSNFQQ; via the exons ATGAAACGTTGTGCAACAGAGTTAGCAACTCGAATAAGCCGAGCTCTGATCTCCGCCTCAAAGCACACGAAACCACCTCGTACATGGACTTCTTCGCTGGAGCAGACTCTGCACCAACTCGGTTGCCGCGACTCGCTCACCCCACCACTTGTCTCCCGAGTCATCGACCCGTTCCTCCTCACCCACCACTCACTCGCTCTCGGCTTCTTCAACTGGGCCTCTCAGCAACCCGGTTTCTCCCACAATTCCCTCACTTACCAATCCATCctcaagtctctctctctttcctgcCAGTTCAGTGCCATTGACACTCTCTTTAAGCAAGTCAGAGCTCACAGGATTAATCTTAGTTCTTCCGTTTATGCTTCCCTCATTGCTTCTTTGATCGTGGGGAAGAAGACCCAGAAtgcttttttggtttttagtgaAGTTAGCGCTGAAATTCGAGAACTTGGGCCTGATATATGTAACTCTCTTTTGGCTGCTCTTTCTTCTGATGGGTATTTCGAATATGCGGATAAAGTGTTTGAGGAAATGATTCTTAGAGGTGTTCCTTTGAGCACCCTTGGGTTTGGCGTGTTTATATGGAGGTTTAGTAGAAATGCTGAGGTGGGTAGAGTTTTAAGCGTGTTGGATGAGGTTAGGAGAGGCAGTTCGGAGATTAATGGCTCGGTTATAGCAGTTTTGATCGTTCACGGGTTTTGCCAGGCTTCAAGGGTGTCAGAGGCTTATTGGGTGTTGGATGAGCTGAGAGGAAGGGGATGCAAACCTGATTTTATGGCGTATTGGATTGTCGCGGAAGGATTTCGGGCCATGGGGAGTGTGCCTGATACAGAGAAGGttttgaaaaagaagagaaagctaGGAGTAGCTCCAAGGGCTAATGATTATAGAGAGTTTATATTTGCTCTAGTTTCAGAGAGACGGATATGTGAAGCAAAAGAATTGGGAGAAGTGATTGTTGGTGGAAGTTTCCCGATTGAGGATGACGTGCTTAATGTGTTGATAGGATCAGTTTCAGCATTTGATACTGGTTCTGCAATCATGTTTTTTAAGTTCTTGGTTGGAAATGAGAGATTTCCTACCCTTCTGACTTTGAGCAATTTAAGTAGGAATCTATGTAAGCATGGAAAGACTGATGAACTGTTAGAAGTTTTCCAGGTTCTGTCATCTCATGACTACTTCAAAGATTTGGAGAGTTACAATGTCATGGTTTCATTTTTGTGCAAGGCTGGGAGAGTGAAAGAAGCCTATGGGGTTCTTCAggaaatgaagaagaaaggaTGGGGCCCAGATGTCTCATCTTATAACTCTCTTATGGAAGCATGCTGTAGGGAAGATCTACTGCGTCCTGCTAAAAGGCTGTGGGATGAGATGTTTGCAAGTGGTTGTGGTGGGAATTTGAAAACATACAACATTCTAATTCAGAAATTCTCAGAAATAGGTCAAATTGAGGAGTCTCAAAGGCTCTTTCACCACATGTTGGAGAAAAGCGTGGTACCCAATGCTACAACTTACACGTCCCTCCTTAGAGGGCTCTGTCAAGAAACAAAGTTAGAAGCTGCCTTTGAAGTCTTCAATAAGTCTGTTAAACAGGATATGGTTCTTGCACAAACCATATTGAGTACATTTATACTATATTTATGTATAGAAG GTCATTTTCTAGCTGCTTCTAAGTTGCTCTGTAGTCTCACTTGTGATATAGGACATTCAGGCTCCCATGTAATTTTACTAAAATGTTTAGCTGATGCTAGAGCGGTTCCAATTGCCATTGAGCACATTGAACAGGTTCAAAAGGCCTCACCTTCAACATTGCAAGTTATATTTAATGAACTTTTGGCATCACTTTCTTCGTGCTCAAAACCGGAGGCAATTTTACAGTTGCTTCAAGCAATACAGGAGATGTCTAATTTCCAGCAATAA
- the LOC142633444 gene encoding ACT domain-containing protein ACR6 isoform X2 — protein sequence MNLIITKAYISCDAGWFMDVFNVVDYDGNKIRDKEVVDYIQRRLESNASFSPSLRESVGVMPSEEHTSIELSGTDRPGLLSEVCAVLTDLHCNVVNAEIWTHNARAAAVVHVTDDSTGCAIKDPKRLSTIKELLCNVLKGNDDLKTANMTLSPPGVTNRERRLHQIMFADRDYERVEVDRLGGIENKKSRPHVTVLDCSQKDYTVITMRSKDRPKLLFDIICTLTDMQYVVFHGMVNTGRMEAYQEFYIRHVDGLPISSEAERERVVQCLEAAFERRACEGLELELCTEDRVGLLSDITRIFRENSLCIKRAEISTKVGQVKDTFYVTDVTGNPVDPKIIDALRRQIGHSVLKVKHNSSISPKPPQETTMGFLFGNLFKARTFQSFKLVRSYS from the exons ATGAACCTTATAATAACAAAGGCATACATCTCATGTGACGCGGGATGGTTCATGGATG TGTTTAACGTGGTTGACTACGATGGGAACAAAATCAGAGACAAGGAAGTCGTCGATTATATTCAAAGG AGGCTTGAAAGTAATGCCAGCTTCTCACCCTCCTTGAGAGAGTCTGTTGGGGTAATGCCTTCTGAAGAGCATACCTCAATAGAACTCAGTGGTACTGACAGGCCTGGCTTATTGTCTGAAGTGTGTGCGGTTCTCACAGACCTTCACTGTAATGTGGTGAATGCTGAGATATGGACACACAATGCAAGGGCTGCGGCTGTAGTTCATGTCACAGATGATTCCACTGGGTGTGCAATCAAAGATCCAAAACGTCTCTCAACAATTAAGGAATTGCTTTGCAATGTCCTCAAAGGAAACGATGACTTGAAGACAGCAAATATGACACTTTCACCCCCTGGAGTTACAAACAGGGAGAGAAGGTTACATCAGATTATGTTTGCTGACAGGGACTATGAAAGAGTTGAAGTAGACAGACTTGGGGGAATTGAGAACAAGAAATCAAGACCTCATGTAACTGTGTTGGATTGCAGCCAGAAAGATTACACAGTGATTACAATGAGGTCAAAAGATCGGCCAAAACTGTTGTTTGACATCATTTGCACTTTGACGGACATGCAGTACGTAGTTTTCCATGGAATGGTCAACACAGGGAGGATGGAAGCTTATCAG GAATTTTATATTCGACATGTTGATGGCCTTCCTATAAGTTCAGAAGCTGAGAGAGAACGCGTTGTACAGTGTCTTGAAGCGGCCTTTGAAAGACGGGCATGTGAG GGACTGGAGCTTGAATTGTGCACTGAAGACCGGGTTGGTCTCCTCTCGGATATCACCAGAATTTTCCGTGAAAACAGTTTATGCATTAAAAGAGCGGAAATTTCCACAAAAGTTGGACAGGTCAAAGACACTTTCTATGTCACAGATGTGACTGGCAACCCTGTTGACCCCAAGATTATCGATGCACTTCGCAGACAGATTGGCCACAGTGTGCTTAAGGTTAAACATAATTCAAGTATTTCACCAAAGCCTCCTCAAGAAACTACAATGGGTTTCTTATTTGGAAATTTGTTTAAAGCTCGAACTTTCCAAAGTTTCAAATTGGTCAGATCCTACTCTTAA
- the LOC142633444 gene encoding ACT domain-containing protein ACR6 isoform X1, whose protein sequence is MDDEYAKLIRRMNPPRVVIDNNSCEDATVIQVDSVNKHGILLEVVQVLTDMNLIITKAYISCDAGWFMDVFNVVDYDGNKIRDKEVVDYIQRRLESNASFSPSLRESVGVMPSEEHTSIELSGTDRPGLLSEVCAVLTDLHCNVVNAEIWTHNARAAAVVHVTDDSTGCAIKDPKRLSTIKELLCNVLKGNDDLKTANMTLSPPGVTNRERRLHQIMFADRDYERVEVDRLGGIENKKSRPHVTVLDCSQKDYTVITMRSKDRPKLLFDIICTLTDMQYVVFHGMVNTGRMEAYQEFYIRHVDGLPISSEAERERVVQCLEAAFERRACEGLELELCTEDRVGLLSDITRIFRENSLCIKRAEISTKVGQVKDTFYVTDVTGNPVDPKIIDALRRQIGHSVLKVKHNSSISPKPPQETTMGFLFGNLFKARTFQSFKLVRSYS, encoded by the exons ATGGATGATGAATATGCTAAGCTTATCAGGAGGATGAACCCTCCAAG AGTTGTGATTGACAACAATTCTTGCGAGGATGCCACTGTTATTCAG GTTGACAGTGTAAACAAACATGGGATTCTCCTGGAAGTTGTCCAAGTGCTTACGGATATGAACCTTATAATAACAAAGGCATACATCTCATGTGACGCGGGATGGTTCATGGATG TGTTTAACGTGGTTGACTACGATGGGAACAAAATCAGAGACAAGGAAGTCGTCGATTATATTCAAAGG AGGCTTGAAAGTAATGCCAGCTTCTCACCCTCCTTGAGAGAGTCTGTTGGGGTAATGCCTTCTGAAGAGCATACCTCAATAGAACTCAGTGGTACTGACAGGCCTGGCTTATTGTCTGAAGTGTGTGCGGTTCTCACAGACCTTCACTGTAATGTGGTGAATGCTGAGATATGGACACACAATGCAAGGGCTGCGGCTGTAGTTCATGTCACAGATGATTCCACTGGGTGTGCAATCAAAGATCCAAAACGTCTCTCAACAATTAAGGAATTGCTTTGCAATGTCCTCAAAGGAAACGATGACTTGAAGACAGCAAATATGACACTTTCACCCCCTGGAGTTACAAACAGGGAGAGAAGGTTACATCAGATTATGTTTGCTGACAGGGACTATGAAAGAGTTGAAGTAGACAGACTTGGGGGAATTGAGAACAAGAAATCAAGACCTCATGTAACTGTGTTGGATTGCAGCCAGAAAGATTACACAGTGATTACAATGAGGTCAAAAGATCGGCCAAAACTGTTGTTTGACATCATTTGCACTTTGACGGACATGCAGTACGTAGTTTTCCATGGAATGGTCAACACAGGGAGGATGGAAGCTTATCAG GAATTTTATATTCGACATGTTGATGGCCTTCCTATAAGTTCAGAAGCTGAGAGAGAACGCGTTGTACAGTGTCTTGAAGCGGCCTTTGAAAGACGGGCATGTGAG GGACTGGAGCTTGAATTGTGCACTGAAGACCGGGTTGGTCTCCTCTCGGATATCACCAGAATTTTCCGTGAAAACAGTTTATGCATTAAAAGAGCGGAAATTTCCACAAAAGTTGGACAGGTCAAAGACACTTTCTATGTCACAGATGTGACTGGCAACCCTGTTGACCCCAAGATTATCGATGCACTTCGCAGACAGATTGGCCACAGTGTGCTTAAGGTTAAACATAATTCAAGTATTTCACCAAAGCCTCCTCAAGAAACTACAATGGGTTTCTTATTTGGAAATTTGTTTAAAGCTCGAACTTTCCAAAGTTTCAAATTGGTCAGATCCTACTCTTAA